Proteins encoded in a region of the Antedon mediterranea chromosome 2, ecAntMedi1.1, whole genome shotgun sequence genome:
- the LOC140039357 gene encoding uncharacterized protein, with the protein MNTDEAQTSQAASQNSTVVPAIPETTQNTGNETDIPDMVLDKISVEIGGQMILMHMHDWLAYQKIEMEKEKLELERKKIEYDREIANKTLARDENVETIRAQIQRESNDGHSTTSSYASTKIDRYKQKLTNNIDADAYFTAFESYAKREQWEESTWVRRISQCIEGKARDAMNTIMDENFDYETLKCTILEVFQLTPEHYRQKFRNLKRNDNESIRSYITKVGHNFDCLVRYSGIAADDAAGISQLIIREQVLENIPNDMRQHLLQKKVLNTADFAREAEEYASIIPNYWQRHKLNNKQIGTNSHYRPQPYNSKPPRFDRPTYNRPRFNPPPSAPNHSAFNRPATNPQNQHQFRPNFNASYQQDLNSLNRPFIPQQPPRFSNTQGRQNQNQRQKNQRPHDSLKCITVHSGSSKTEPLNKAFLINGILEGKAITFLRDTGSSITLIDKQFIPQKSLTGSYTLVRGKGRTNIEIPTAEVHITTEKIPTTKVIVGVIEGLGSDGLLGNDLDPENKWDKPKDVLVVTRAQTRVLPEIKAQDCIRQYLEKNQTTSENVALNFKESLDYNLPNTPEAKSLLHSDIKDLIKLQEKDETLKFIRSEVKDKSCTKDQDVCFYKENGIIMRKCQPQTRFRKQIDDQIVVPQEYREHIINIAHDKTGHLGVQKTQDRITQHFYWPGINHQVREHCKTCPQCQYLTKTKKQKQLLRPLPIIDIPFKRIGIDIAGPFCVTEDGNRYLLVLCDYATRYPEAIAIPDQTVVTVAQSLITVFSRVGLPSQIIHDQGTNFMSQIIVELCKKLGIEKIPTTPYHQQTNGLTERFIGTLKLMINSLSHVQRENWDRYIPLLLFSYREVPCEFTGYSPFHLLYGRQIRGPLSLIKQGFLGENTQTDIPSHLLGIAHNLTKWMASANHTKQKKQQKMKSYYDRTAKDIHYKVGEEVLIFLPEGAGKLDSKWQGPYKITKKVGEVDYEIHMPDKRKSHRIIHANLIKKWYTQEDARQISQCYCVTGVIQEIGNESLVQPVDYDLETQFLDDSIGPSYKQTQTWKDIKIADSISTKQKRELTNTLKKHTKTFSDVPGKTNVLTHTVKTTHETPIRQRAYRTPHSMMTKVKEEVDSMLSLGVIERSTSAYASPIVVVPKPNGDIRVCTDYRALNKITEFDPYPIPRIDQILDEVAKAKYISTLDLTKGFYQVPLDPQAKAKSAFVTPFGQFAYRVMPFGMMNSSATFQKLVDTVLMGCSAFCRQYIDDIAIFSNTWQDHLNHLDIVLSKISEAGLTIKPSKSKFANSTVNYLGHTIGDGQIKPMLDKIESVEKFPTPQTKKNVRSFLGLTGYYRKFILHYDDIARPLINLTKKAEPKRVNWTPECDKAFTDLKSQLIAHPILRAPNFDKPFLLQTDASKTGIGAVLSQLDTDCNEHPIVYLSRRMLPNELNYSVAEQECLAIVWSINKLRYYLQGHKFTVITDHKALKWLDNTRHSNNRLMRWSMTLQQFTFDIQYRKGITNTNADSLSRRC; encoded by the coding sequence ATGAATACCGATGAAGCACAAACTTCTCAGGCTGCTTCTCAAAATAGTACTGTTGTACCAGCTATACCTGAAACCACTCAAAATACTGGTAACGAGACCGACATTCCGGATATGGTACTTGATAAAATTTCTGTAGAAATTGGGGGTCAAATGATTTTGATGCACATGCATGATTGGTTGGCCTATCAAAAAATCGAAATGGAAAAAGAAAAGTTAGAATTAGAACGGAAAAAGATTGAATATGATAGAGAGATTGCAAATAAGACATTAGCACGAGACGAAAATGTTGAAACTATAAGAGCTCAAATACAACGAGAGAGTAATGATGGTCATAGCACCACAAGTTCATATGCCTCCACAAAAATAGATcgatataaacaaaaactaacTAATAATATCGATGCTGACGCTTATTTTACGGCATTCGAAAGTTATGCTAAAAGGGAACAATGGGAGGAATCCACTTGGGTTCGACGCATCTCCCAATGCATTGAGGGAAAGGCTCGAGACGCCATGAATACCATCATGGACGAAAATTTTGATTACGAAACCCTAAAATGTACGATACTGGAAGTGTTTCAACTGACCCCAGAACATTACAGACAAAAATTTAGGAACTTAAAGCGAAATGACAATGAAAGCATACGTTCCTACATTACAAAGGTTGGGCATAATTTTGATTGTTTGGTGAGATACTCTGGCATTGCGGCTGATGATGCGGCAGGTATTTCGCAATTGATAATACGCGAACAGGTTTTAGAGAACATTCCCAATGATATGCGCCAGCATTTACTTCAAAAGAAAGTATTAAATACAGCTGACTTTGCCAGAGAGGCGGAGGAGTATGCCAGCATAATACCTAATTATTGGCAACGCCATAAGCTAAATAATAAGCAAATAGGCACAAATAGTCATTACAGACCGCAGCCCTACAATAGCAAACCACCAAGGTTTGACAGACCGACTTACAACAGGCCAAGGTTTAACCCGCCTCCTTCTGCACCAAATCACAGTGCATTTAACAGGCCGGCTACAAATCCACAAAATCAGCATCAATTCAGACCAAACTTTAATGCTAGCTATCAGCAAGATCTGAATTCATTAAACAGGCCATTTATTCCTCAACAACCTCCCCGATTTAGCAACACACAAGGTCGgcaaaatcaaaatcaaagaCAAAAAAATCAACGACCGCACGATTCCTTAAAGTGCATCACAGTGCATAGTGGCTCATCAAAGACTGAGCCTTTGAACAAAGCTTTCTTAATTAATGGTATACTTGAGGGTAAAGCCATAACATTTTTGAGAGACACAGGATCGTCAATTACATTGATTGATAAACAGTTTATTCCCCAAAAGAGTCTCACAGGTTCGTATACCTTAGTCCGAGGCAAAGGCCGCACTAACATAGAAATTCCTACCGCTGAGGTACATATTACCACAGAAAAAATACCTACTACCAAAGTTATCGTTGGTGTAATAGAAGGCCTTGGTAGTGATGGTCTATTGGGCAATGATCTAGACCCAGAAAATAAATGGGACAAAccaaaagatgtactagtaGTTACTAGAGCACAAACTCGTGTATTGCCCGAAATAAAAGCTCAGGATTGTATTAGACAATATcttgaaaaaaatcaaacaacATCAGAAAAtgtggcacttaatttcaaagaATCACTTGATTACAATTTGCCAAACACACCAGAGGCAAAATCCTTGTTGCACAGCGACATTAAAGACTTGATAAAACTACAAGAAAAAGATGAAACATTGAAATTCATTCGAAGTGAGGTAAAAGATAAATCATGCACAAAAGATCAAGATGTCtgtttttataaagaaaatggGATTATAATGAGAAAATGCCAACCACAGACACGTTTCCGCAAACAAATCGATGACCAAATAGTTGTACCACAGGAGTACAGAGAACACATTATAAATATAGCTCATGACAAAACTGGACATCTAGGTGTCCAAAAGACACAGGATAGGATAACCCAACATTTTTATTGGCCTGGAATAAACCATCAAGTTAGAGAACATTGTAAAACATGTCCTCAATGTCAgtatttgacaaaaacaaagaaacaaaaacaactatTGCGACCATTACCAATCATTGATATTCCGTTTAAAAGAATTGGAATAGATATTGCAGGTCCATTTTGTGTTACAGAGGATGGAAATAGATATCTTTTAGTATTGTGCGACTATGCAACTAGATATCCAGAAGCCATTGCAATACCCGATCAAACCGTGGTAACTGTAGCACAGAGTTTAATCACTGTATTTTCGAGAGTGGGTTTACCTAGTCAAATTATTCATGACCAAGGTACCAACTTCATGTCTCAAATTATCGTAGAACTATGCAAAAAATTGGGAATTGAGAAAATTCCTACTACACCTTATCACCAACAGACTAACGGACTTACGGAGCGTTTTATAGGTACACTGAAACTTATGATAAATTCGCTGTCTCATGTCCAACGAGAAAACTGGGATAGGTATATTCCATTGCTGTTATTCTCTTATAGAGAAGTACCGTGTGAATTCACAGGATATTCACCATTTCACTTACTATATGGTAGACAAATAAGGGGTCCCTTAAGCTTAATTAAGCAAGGATTCCTTGGCGAGAACACTCAAACAGACATACCTTCACACTTGTTAGGGATAGCTCACAACTTAACTAAATGGATGGCTAGTGCAAATCACACTAAACAGAAAAAGCAACAGAAAATGAAATCTTATTACGACAGAACTGCAAAAGATATACACTATAAAGTCGGTGAAGAGGTCTTAATTTTCCTCCCAGAAGGCGCGGGAAAGTTGGATTCGAAATGGCAAGGTCCATATAAAATCACTAAAAAGGTTGGTGAGGTGGATTATGAAATACATATGCCTGATAAACGTAAATCTCATAGAATTATACATGCTAACTTAATCAAAAAATGGTACACACAAGAAGACGCTCGGCAAATATCTCAATGTTACTGTGTAACTGGGGTAATTCAAGAAATAGGCAATGAATCACTTGTTCAGCCTGTTGATTATGATCTCGAAACACAATTTCTTGATGACAGTATAGGTCCATCCtataaacaaacacaaacatggaaagatataaaaattgcaGACTCCATTTCTACAAAACAAAAACGGGAACTAACCAATACACTTAAGAAACATACTAAGACATTTTCTGATGTGCCTGGAAAAACTAATGTACTTACACATACAGTAAAAACTACTCATGAAACACCAATCAGACAACGTGCTTACAGGACACCACATTCAATGATGACAAAAGTCAAAGAAGAGGTGGACAGTATGTTGAGTCTAGGGGTCATTGAGAGGTCAACTAGTGCATATGCATCTCCTATTGTCGTTGTACCAAAACCTAACGGTGATATTCGCGTGTGCACTGATTACCGTGCATTGAACAAGATAACTGAATTTGATCCTTATCCTATTCCTAGGATAGATCAGATACTTGATGAAGTAGCTAAAGCTAAATATATCTCAACCCTAGATTTGACTAAGGGATTTTATCAGGTACCTCTAGATCCGCAAGCTAAAGCAAAATCAGCATTTGTGACACCTTTTGGGCAGTTTGCATATAGGGTCATGCCGTTCGGTATGATGAATTCTAGTGCGACATTTCAAAAGCTAGTTGATACTGTGTTGATGGGATGTTCCGCATTTTGCAGACAATATATTGACGATATTGCGATTTTCTCTAATACGTGGCAAGATCATTTAAATCATTTAGATATTGTATTAAGTAAAATTTCAGAAGCTGGTCTTACTATTAAGCCATCTAAATCGAAATTTGCTAACAGCACTGTAAACTACCTTGGACATACCATAGGGGATGGCCAAATAAAGCCTATGTTAGATAAGATAGAGTCGGTAGAGAAATTCCCTACCCCTCAAACTAAGAAGAATGTCAGGTCATTTTTGGGATTGACAGGGTATTATAGGAAGTTTATTCTACACTATGATGACATAGCAAGACCCTTGATAAACTTGACTAAAAAAGCCGAACCTAAGAGAGTAAATTGGACGCCTGAGTGTGATAAAGCATTCACAGATTTAAAATCTCAGCTTATTGCTCACCCCATTTTAAGAGCACCAAACTTTGATAAACCATTTTTACTACAAACTGATGCATCGAAAACAGGAATTGGAGCTGTTTTAAGCCAGTTAGATACTGATTGTAATGAACATCCTATTGTTTACCTTAGTAGAAGGATGTTGCCCAATGAGTTAAATTATTCAGTTGCTGAACAAGAATGTTTAGCTATAGTATGGTCAATTAACAAGTTACGATATTACTTACAAGGGCACAAATTTACAGTTATAACTGACCACAAAGCGTTGAAATGGCTTGACAATACCCGCCATTCAAATAATAGACTAATGAGATGGTCAATGACTCTACAACAATTTACTTTTGATATACAATACCGCAAAGGTATAACAAACACCAATGCTGACAGTTTGTCACGTCGATGTTAG